A portion of the Trachemys scripta elegans isolate TJP31775 chromosome 9, CAS_Tse_1.0, whole genome shotgun sequence genome contains these proteins:
- the LRRC15 gene encoding leucine-rich repeat-containing protein 15 encodes MALTGWVPLLVGFQVLRLALGQCPEECQCSKLAQVVCSGTEIAQLPSPIPTNAMSLQIINTRIAELGDAPFGNVSTLIALRIEKNDLARISPRAFQGLAALRYLSLSSNKLQELPVELFQTLGKLESLLLSGNQILHIHPSHFAQLSNLKELQLHGNNLHSLPEGVFDRLPSLTKLNLAKNSIAALPAKALRRLPRLQVLRLYENQLREIPAGAFDRLRELQELGLHQNQIGRLSAGLFAHNGQLQKLFLSNNLIAALPQGIFLHLPELSKLTLHGNVVRTIAPGAFGPMPKLSELWLYDNQLTTLPDFVFSNLTQLQLLVLSRNQIRTISTFAFQGLSELLELSLHTNTLRTLDGALLQGLAKLQNISLQNNQLRALPGDLFRNAPGLLSLQLQNNSLENLPAGLLEPLAQLRHVTLHDNPWRCDASILALKNWLRVNQLKVGDSLPVCALPLLVRGAPVVSFDEGHSSPETPSGAPTYRPNPTSFGHPETSPYAHPSDQAQEKVPPTPFSPSLTNQPSAGTESGSLTTPPAVPGVTQRGLWGLTRTQSGVVVAVITLGCLAVLCTLVGLVAYSCRKRSQVVLMQRKGQNKA; translated from the coding sequence ATGGCGCTGACAGGCTGGGTCCCGCTGCTCGTGGGGTTTCAAGTCCTTCGCTTGGCGCTTGGGCAGTGTCCTGAGGAATGTCAGTGCTCCAAATTGGCCCAAGTGGTGTGCTCAGGAACAGAGATCGCGCAGcttcccagccccatccccaccAACGCCATGAGCCTGCAGATAATCAACACCCGCATCGCTGAGCTGGGGGACGCTCCCTTCGGCAACGTCTCCACGCTGATTGCGCTGAGAATTGAGAAGAACGACCTGGCTCGGATCAGCCCCAGAGCCTTCCAGGGCCTGGCTGCCCTGCGCTACCTCAGCCTGTCCAGCAATAAGCTGCAAGAACTGCCCGTGGAGCTCTTCCAAACCTTGGGGAAACTCGAGTCGCTGCTGCTCTCGGGCAACCAGATCCTGCACATTCATCCCTCCCACTTTGCCCAGCTCAGCAACCTCAAAGAGCTGCAGCTGCATGGGAACAACCTGCATTCCCTCCCGGAGGGGGTGTTCGACCGGCTGCCCAGCCTCACCAAACTCAACCTGGCCAAGAACAGCATCGCCGCCCTCCCGGCCAAGGCCTTGCGGAGGCTGCCGAGGCTGCAGGTGCTCAGGCTGTATGAGAACCAGCTCCGTGAGATCCCCGCGGGCGCCTTCGACAGGCtccgggagctgcaggagctggggTTGCACCAGAACCAGATCGGGCGCCTGTCGGCCGGGCTCTTCGCGCACAACGGCCAATTGCAGAAGCTCTTCCTGTCCAACAACCTGATAGCAGCTCTGCCCCAGGGGATCTTCCTGCACCTGCCCGAGCTCTCCAAGCTGACGCTCCATGGGAATGTGGTGCGAACCATCGCCCCTGGGGCCTTTGGGCCCATGCCCAAGCTGAGCGAGCTGTGGCTCTATGATAACCAGCTCACCACCCTGCCAGACTTCGTCTTCAGCAACctcacccagctgcagctgctggttCTGAGCAGAAACCAGATCCGCACCATCTCCACCTTTGCCTTCCAGGGCCTAAGTGAGCTCCTGGAGCTGTCTCTGCACACCAACACTCTGCGCACCTTGGACGGAGCGCTCTTGCAGGGCCTGGCCAAGCTGCAGAACATCTCCCTGCAGAACAACCAGCTGCGTGCCCTGCCGGGGGACCTGTTCCGGAACGCCCCTGGGCTGCTGAGCCTCCAGCTGCAGAACAACTCCCTGGAGAACCTCCCCGCAGGCCTCCTCGAGCCCCTGGCCCAGCTGCGCCACGTGACGCTGCACGACAACCCCTGGCGCTGTGACGCCAGCATCCTGGCGCTGAAGAACTGGCTCCGAGTCAATCAGCTGAAGGTGGGGGACAGCCTGCCCGTATGCGCCCTGCCGCTCCTCGTGAGGGGTGCCCCAGTTGTATCGTTTGATGAGGGGCACTCCTCCCCGGAGACCCCTTCTGGGGCCCCGACATACCGGCCAAACCCCACCTCCTTCGGTCACCCAGAAACGTCACCCTACGCCCATCCGTCTGACCAGGCTCAGGAGAAAGTTCCACCAACACCCTTCAGCCCCTCGCTGACCAACCAGCCAAGCGCAGGGACGGAAAGTGGGTCCCTGACCACGCCACCGGCCGTCCCTGGCGTCACCCAGAGGGGGCTGTGGGGCCTGACTCGCACTCAGAGCGGGGTGGTGGTCGCTGTCATCACGCTGGGCTGCCTGGCAGTGCTCTGCACGCTGGTGGGGCTGGTAGCCTACAGCTGCAGGAAGAGGAGCCAGGTGGTCCTGATGCAAAGGAAGGGGCAGAACAAAGCATAG